A window from Drosophila subobscura isolate 14011-0131.10 chromosome O, UCBerk_Dsub_1.0, whole genome shotgun sequence encodes these proteins:
- the LOC117896779 gene encoding papilin isoform X5, whose amino-acid sequence MDLSRRLCTTALIAFIVLAGIPDSQSRFPGLRQKRQYGANMYLPDSSVTPGGEGDDPNEWTEWSSPSDCSRTCGGGVSYQTRECLRRDYNGEAECSGGNRRYYSCNTQDCPEEDPDFRALQCSRFDDQRFDGVMYEWVPYLGAPNPCELNCMPRGERFYYRQKEKVVDGTRCNDKDLDVCVNGQCMPVGCDMMLGSDAKEDKCRKCGGDGSTCKTIHNTYSSSDLAPGYNDLLLVPQGATNIKIIETAPSNNYLACRNLSGHYHLNGNWRIDFPRPMFYADSWWNYQRKPMGFAAPDQLTCPGPISESIFIVMLVQERNVSIDYEYSIPESLSHSQPDTHTWTHREFGPCSASCGGGTQSRKVTCNNRVNLQEVDAALCEKESKPEEEQACGTEPCAPHWVEGEWSKCSKGCGSDGFQNRTVTCERISSDGEHTVEDDAVCLKEVGNKPATAQECNRDVKNCPKYHLGPWTPCDKLCGEGKQTRKATCFIKENGKKRVLPDEDCVEDKPEVEKTCLLAPCEGVDWIISQWSGCTACGQNTETRTAICGSKDGKEYPEEFCQPEVPTLSRPCKSPKCEAQWFSSEWSKCSAACGKGVQSRIVICGEFDGKTVSPATDDSKCNKDTKPEQEQECEGEEKECPGEWFTGPWGECSKPCGGGERTREVLCLANGTKALNCDESKLESISEKCNPEACTEDEILPLTSTDAPIEDDEDDDCDEDDMELVTDSLPDEQKISSDGVDLDDEAKTESTLFTDELMLSDSPDTTAFDASAATATTVEGSGDDTDATTDSGISTEGSGDDEETSDGTTGVSSSTDASSSSSDSSDSTTDDSASSVSDSSGSTDESTEVSGGSTDASSATESSADTTDVSSSTEVSGSTDASSSTDVSSSTDASASTDVSGSTDASSSTEVSGSTDSTSDSSDKTSDSSDSTTVATSDASDTTEGSSDSTDVSSSTESSSDSTSDGTSSSTESSASTESTSEETTETTPETSTDTTESTLDASSTTDASSTSDDSSSTSDASSSSVASSESTSDGSTTDSTETTTSSDYSSSTSSSDSTETTDSSSDGSTTESGSTVESSTDVSSSDGSTESPESTLSTESTEAASTDSTESTEAGSSEGSTTEGSTVEDVSGSTSSTDATESSSTESSSSTDVSGSTEATESTESTDSSASTDASESTESGGTTDTTESGATEESTTEGSTDSTTEGSTESTQSTELGSGTSDIWSSTDNEEESSTPNTWESAITKDKPRKCKPKKKECAKSKYGCCPDGKSTPKGPFDEGCPIPKTCADTKFGCCLDGVSPAEGKNNKGCPKSQCAETLFGCCPDNFSAAEGEDNEGCPETTTVPPTTTTEESLPESTTEIEGSGGDSTQVPALEGKSCSFAEFGCCPDAQTPAKGKNFEGCAAPETPKGCDQSEHGCCPDGRTAAAGPGGEGCSACTREQFGCCPDSETPAHGPNGEGCCLDSAFGCCPDNILAARGPNFEGCDCHYTPYGCCADKQTAARGYNQEGCACETTPHGCCPDKITAAKGAKFEGCPCETTQFGCCPDGLTFAKGPHHHGCHCTQTEFKCCEDEKTPAKGPNFEGCTCLESKFGCCPDGVSSATDEKFGGCENVQEPPQKACALPKETGTCGNFSVKYYFDTSYGGCARFWYGGCDGNANRFETEAECKDTCQDYTGQHVCLLPKSVGPCTGFTKKWYFDMDRNRCEEFQYGGCYGTNNRFDSLEQCQGTCAVSESIPTCEQPVENGPCAGNFERWYYDNQTDICRPFTYGGCKGNKNNYPTEHACSYNCRQPGVLKEQCSLPKQTGDCSERHARWHFSESEKRCLPFYYTGCGGNKNSFPSLESCEDHCPRQVAKDICEIPAEVGQCANYVTAWYYDTKDESCRQFYYGGCGGNENRFASEEACLSRCEKKPEPTTPPPAPSTVDVCREPASVGDCDQYTLKWHFDAEAGACRQFYYGGCAGNGNRFETESDCQQRCASPPPETRRPAPPETREPAPPQTREPAPAAVHQCDQPPYVGDCDEYVLKWYFNATAGRCQQFYYGGCGGNDNRFESEQECSDRCSPSVDSRFGQPEPEPQPEPEPEPEEPRSEPDTAKCFLPAESGNCYNNETRWFYNSREGLCDEFVYSGCGGNANSYASEEECQNECNDAQTTCSLPPVRGRCEDLSRRWYFDERSGACHEFEFTGCRGNRNNFVSERECLGYCRDQALSEPQPAAPTYSVCTQAPEAGECDNHTTAWFYDNEKMACTAFSYSGCGGNGNRFETRDQCERQCGEFKGVDVCNEPVTTGPCTQWQTRYYFNRDTRTCEPFTYGGCDGTGNRFDGLYECQTVCIAAREPEPSVGTAKEMCLLPLVTGRCNGPSVQERRWYYDDERGTCVSFIYSGCSGNQNNFRSFEACTNLCGKPVDNEIDNEIGQGRCESFENECRELRCPYGVRREADRSQPECTKCLCENPCESYSCPEGQQCAIEIANTGDRQFAPVCRDTNKPGVCPGLAANASNCAQECYTDADCRGENKCCSDGCGYLCVQPARPTQRPSTRAPTVIYPGESRAVLEPKQPQELDVQTSIGGIAVLRCFATGNPAPNITWSLKNVVIDTNQGRYVLTSTGDLTIVQVRQTDDGTYVCVASNGLGEPVRREVALQVTVNAQALVALDPKNSYSPGSTIALSCSVQGYPEPNVTWTKDNTPLYSNERIQITSQPHRLVVSDVSTEDTGIYGCKASNAFSYSVSQETVTIQSVIPVSPECIDNPFFANCKLIVKGRYCINQYYAQFCCRSCTLAGQIAQPHPNAL is encoded by the exons ATGGATTTATCGAGGCGGTTGTG TACAACTGCCTTGATAGCATTCATTGTATTGGCTGGCATACCCGACTCCCAGAGTAGATTT CCTGGACTGCGACAAAAAAGACAATATGGCGCGAATATGTATTTGCCGGACAGCTCTGTGACGCCCGGCGGCGAGGGTGACGATCCCAATGAGTGGACGGAATGGAGCTCGCCCTCGGATTGCTCACGCACCTGCGGCGGCGGTGTGTCCTATCAGACGCGTGAATGTCTGCGAAGAGA CTACAATGGCGAGGCAGAGTGCAGCGGCGGCAATCGTCGCTATTATTCGTGCAACACGCAAGACTGCCCGGAGGAGGATCCCGACTTTAGAGCCCTGCAATGCTCGCGCTTCGATGACCAGCGCTTCGATGGCGTCATGTACGAGTGGGTGCCCTATCTGGGTGCACCCAATCCTTGCGAGCTGAACTGCATGCCCCGTGGCGAACGCTTCTACTACCGCCAGAAGGAGAAGGTCGTCGATGGCACTCGCTGCAATGACAAGGATCTGGATGTGTGCGTCAATGGGCAGTGCATGCCCGTCGGCTGTGACATGATGCTGGGCAGCGATGCCAAGGAGGACAAGTGCCGCAAGTGCGGCGGCGATGGCAGCACCTGCAAGACGATTCACAACACTTACAGCTCCAGTGATCTAGCCCCAGGCTACAATGATTTGCTGCTCGTGCCACAGGGCGCTACCAACATCAAGATCATTGAGACTGCCCCGTCCAACAATTATTTGGCATGCCGCAACCTCTCGGGGCATTACCATCTAAATGGCAACTGGAGGATTGACTTCCCACGGCCCATGTTCTATGCGGACTCATGGTGGAATTATCAGCGCAAACCCATGGGCTTTGCCGCACCCGATCAGCTCACCTGTCCCGGTCCCATCTCCGAGAGCATCTTCATCGTGATGTTGGTGCAGGAGCGTAATGTGAGCATCGACTACGAGTACAGCATCCCGGAAtccctcagccacagccagccggACACGCACACGTGGACACATCGCGAGTTTGGCCCGTGCAGCGCCtcctgcggcggcggcactcaATCCCGCAAGGTCACCTGCAATAACCGAGTGAACCTACAAGAGGTCGATGCCGCTCTCTGCGAGAAGGAGTCCaagccagaggaggagcaagCCTGCGGCACAGAGCCCTGTGCTCCGCACTGGGTGGAGGGTGAGTGGAGCAAGTGCTCCAAGGGCTGCGGCTCTGATGGCTTCCAAAATCGTACTGTGACCTGTGAGCGCATCTCTTCGGATGG CGAACACACAGTGGAGGACGATGCCGTGTGCCTCAAGGAGGTTGGCAACAAGCCCGCCACGGCCCAGGAGTGTAATCGTGACGTCAAGAACTGCCCGAAGTATCATTTGGGTCCCTGGACACCCTGCGACAAGCTGTGCGGCGAGGGCAAGCAAACCCGCAAGGCCACCTGCTTCATCAAGGAGAACGGCAAGAAGCGCGTCCTGCCCGACGAGGATTGTGTGGAGGATAAGCCCGAGGTGGAGAAGACTTGCCTGCTGGCACCCTGCGAGGGCGTAGACTGGATCATCTCTCAATGGAGTGGA TGCACCGCTTGCGGACAGAACACGGAAACCCGCACTGCCATTTGCGGCTCTAAGGATGGCAAGGAGTACCCAGAGGAGTTCTGTCAGCCAGAGGTGCCAACGCTCTCCCGCCCCTGCAAGTCCCCCAAGTGCGAGGCTCAATGGTTCTCATCGGAGTGGAGCAAATGCTCCGCTGCCTGCGGCAAGGGTGTCCAATCGCGGATCGTCATCTGCGGCGAGTTTGATGGCAAGACTGTGAGCCCCGCCACCGATGACAGCAAGTGCAACAAGGACACAAAACctgagcaggagcaagagtGCGAGGGCGAGGAGAAGGAGTGCCCAGGCGAATGGTTCACCGGACCCTGGGGCGAGTGCAGCAAACCCTGCGGCGGCGGGGAACGCACACGCGAGGTCCTGTGCCTAGCCAATGGCACCAAGGCCCTCAACTGCGACGAGTCCAAGCTGGAGTCCATATCCGAGAAGTGCAACCCAGAGGCCTGCACGGAAGACGAGATTCTGCCACTGACCAGCACCGATGCACCCATCgaggacgacgaggacgacgattGTGATGAGGATGACATGGAACTGGTCACCGACAGTCTGCCCGATGAGCAGAAGATCTCCTCCGATGGCGTTGATCTCGATGACGAGGCCAAGACAGAGTCCACGCTCTTCACCGATGAACTAATGCTCAGCGATAGCCCCGACACGACCGCGTTCGATGCCTCTGCTGCGACAGCAACCACGGTGGAGGGTTCGGGTGACGACACAGACGCCACAACGGACAGCGGCATTTCGACTGAGGGCAGCGGAGACGATGAGGAAACGTCTGATGGAACAACGGGTGTGTCCAGCTCCACGGATGCTTCATCAAGCTCTAGCGACTCCAGCGATTCCACAACCGATGACAGCGCATCTTCAGTCTCTGATTCAAGCGGCTCCACGGATGAGTCCACGGAAGTTTCTGGTGGCTCGACTGATGCTTCGAGCGCCACAGAATCCAGCGCCGATACCACAGATGTCTCCAGCTCCACGGAGGTTTCAGGCTCCACAGATGCTTCCAGCTCCACGGATGTTTCCAGCTCCACGGATGCCTCAGCCTCCACCGATGTTTCAGGCTCCACGGATGCCTCCAGCTCCACGGAAGTTTCAGGTTCCACAGACTCCACCAGCGACTCTTCCGACAAAACATCCGACAGCAGCGACTCAACAACTGTGGCGACGTCTGATGCCAGCGACACCACTGAAGGTTCCAGCGATTCCACAGACGTTTCTAGCTCAACGGAGAGCTCCTCGGACAGCACCAGCGATGGTACTTCCTCTTCGACAGAGTCCTCGGCCTCGACTGAGTCCACTTCGGAGGAGACAACTGAAACCACACCCGAGACCTCAACAGACACAACAGAGTCCACGCTGGATGCCTCATCCACCACGGATGCCTCCTCCACGAGTGATGATTCATCCTCCACGAGTGATGCTTCCTCCAGCAGTGTTGCCTCAAGCGAGAGCACATCCGATGGCAGCACAACGGACTCCACAGAGACCACAACTTCCTCCGATTACTCCTCCTCAACCTCCTCTTCAGACAGCACTGAAACGACAGACTCGTCCAGCGATGGTTCAACAACAGAAAGCGGCAGCACTGTGGAGAGTTCCACGGATGTCAGCTCCAGCGATGGCTCCACCGAATCACCTGAATCCACTTTGTCCACCGAATCCACAGAGGCAGCGAGCACAGACTCCACCGAGAGCACTGAGGCTGGCTCCAGCGAGGGCTCCACCACAGAAGGCAGCACCGTTGAGGATGTGTCCGGATCCACGAGCTCCACAGATGCCACAGAATCCTCTTCCACGGAGTCTTCATCCTCCACTGACGTTTCAGGCTCAACGGAAGCAACAGAGTCCACTGAATCCACCGATTCCTCGGCATCTACGGATGCTTCCGAGTCTACGGAGAGCGGCGGCACCACAGACACCACCGAAAGTGGAGCCACCGAGGAGAGCACCACCGAGGGATCCACCGACAGCACCACCGAAGGATCCACCGAGAGCACACAGTCCACAGAGCTGGGCAGCGGCACCAGCGACATTTGGAGCTCCACCGACAACGAGGAAGAGTCCAGCACCCCGAACACCTGGGAGTCGGCCATCACCAAGGATAAGCCACGCAAGTGCAAGCCCAAGAAGAAGGAGTGCGCCAAGTCCAAGTACGGCTGCTGCCCCGACGGCAAGTCCACACCTAAAGGACCCTTCGACGAGGGTTGTCCCATACCAAAGACCTGCGCGGACACCAAATTCGGTTGCTGCCTGGATGGCGTCTCCCCGGCGGAGGGCAAGAACAACAAGGGCTGCCCCAAGTCCCAGTGTGCCGAGACGCTGTTCGGCTGCTGTCCCGATAATTTCAGCGCCGCCGAAGGCGAGGACAATGAGGGATGCCCCGAGACGACGACCGtgccacccaccaccaccacggaGGAGTCGCTGCCAGAGTCCACCACTGAGATCGAGGGATCCGGCGGTGATTCCACACAGGTGCCTGCCCTTGAGGGCAAGTCCTGCTCCTTTGCTGAGTTTGGCTGCTGTCCGGATGCCCAGACCCCGGCCAAGGGCAAGAACTTCGAAGGCTGCGCCGCTCCAGAGACACCCAAGGGCTGCGATCAGTCCGAGCACGGATGCTGTCCGGATGGacgcacagctgctgctggtcctggcGGTGAGGGCTGCTCGGCCTGCACCCGCGAACagtttggctgctgccccgACTCCGAGACGCCTGCCCATGGACCCAACGGCGAGGGCTGCTGCCTGGACtctgcctttggctgctgccccgACAACATTCTGGCCGCTCGAGGACCCAACTTCGAGGGCTGCGACTGCCACTACACGCCGTACGGCTGCTGTGCGGACAAGCAGACTGCGGCTCGTGGCTACAACCAGGAGGGCTGCGCCTGCGAGACGACTCCCCATGGCTGCTGCCCCGACAAGATCACCGCTGCGAAGGGAGCCAAGTTCGAGGGTTGCCCCTGCGAGACGACACagtttggctgctgccccgATGGACTCACCTTTGCCAAGGGACCGCACCACCACGGCTGCCACTGCACCCAGACGGAGTTCAAGTGCTGCGAGGACGAGAAGACCCCGGCCAAGGGACCCAACTTCGAGGGCTGCACGTGCCTGGAGAGCAAATTTGGCTGCTGTCCCGACGGTGTCAGCAGCGCCACGGACGAGAAGTTCGGCGGCTGCGAGAATGTGCAGGAGCCACCACAGAAGGCCTGCGCCCTGCCCAAGGAGACGGGCACCTGCGGCAACTTCAGCGTCAAATATTACTTCGATACGAGCTACGGTGGATGCGCACGGTTCTGGTATGGCGGCTGCGATGGCAATGCCAATCGCTTCGAGACGGAGGCCGAGTGCAAGGACACCTGCCAGGACTACACCGGACAGCATGTGTGCCTGCTGCCCAAGAGCGTGGGCCCCTGCACGGGCTTCACCAAGAAATGGTACTTCGATATGGATCGCAATCGTTGCGAGGAGTTCCAGTACGGCGGCTGCTACGGCACCAACAATCGCTTTGATAGCCTCGAACAGTGTCAAGGAACGTGTGCGGTCAGCGAGAGTATTC CCACCTGCGAACAACCTGTGGAGAATGGTCCCTGTGCGGGCAACTTTGAGCGTTGGTACTACGACAACCAGACGGACATCTGCCGACCCTTCACCTATGGCGGCTGCAAGGGCAACAAGAACAATTATCCCACGGAGCATGCGTGCAGCTACAACTGTCGCCAGCCGGGCGTACTCAAAG AGCAATGCTCACTTCCTAAGCAAACTGGTGATTGCAGCGAACGGCATGCCAGGTGGCACTTCTCGGAGAGCGAGAAGCGCTGCCTGCCCTTCTACTACACTGGTTGTGGTGGCAACAAGAACAGTTTCCCCTCATTGGAGTCCTGCGAGGACCATTGTCCCCGGCAAGTCG CCAAGGACATCTGCGAGATCCCTGCCGAGGTGGGACAGTGCGCGAACTACGTCACCGCCTGGTACTACGACACCAAGGACGAGAGCTGTCGCCAGTTCTACTacggcggctgtggcggcaACGAGAACCGCTTTGCCAGCGAGGAGGCCTGTCTGTCGCGCTGCGAGAAGAAACCGGAACCCACAacgccaccaccagcacccagcaccgtGGATGTGTGCCGCGAACCAGCGAGTGTTGGCGACTGCGATCAGTACACGCTCAAGTGGCACTTTGATGCAGAGGCTGGCGCGTGTCGCCAGTTCTACTATGGCGGCTgtgctggcaatggcaatcgcTTTGAGACCGAATCCGACTGCCAGCAGCGCTGTGCCAGTCCACCGCCAGAGACCCGACGACCAGCTCCACCAGAGACTAGGGAACCTGCTCCACCACAGACTCGTGaacctgctccagctgctgtccaTCAGTGTGATCAGCCACCTTACGTCGGCGACTGCGATGAGTATGTGCTCAAGTGGTACTTCAATGCGACTGCCGGACGCTGCCAGCAGTTCTACtacggcggctgcggcggcaacGATAACCGCTTCGAGTCCGAGCAGGAGTGCTCCGATCGCTGCTCGCCCAGCGTAGACAGTCGCTTTGgacaaccagaaccagagccgcagccagagccagagccggagcccgaGGAGCCACGCTCAGAGCCAGACACTGCCAAGTGCTTCCTGCCCGCCGAGTCGGGCAATTGCTACAACAACGAGACTCGCTGGTTCTACAACAGCCGAGAGGGACTCTGCGACGAGTTCGTGTACTCGGGCTGCGGCGGCAATGCCAACAGCTatgccagcgaggaggagtGCCAGAACGAGTGCAATGATGCCCAGACCACCTGCTCGCTGCCACCGGTGCGCGGACGCTGCGAGGATCTGTCCCGCCGCTGGTACTTTGATGAGCGCAGTGGCGCCTGTCACGAGTTTGAGTTCACTGGCTGCCGCGGCAATCGCAATAACTTTGTGTCCGAGCGGGAGTGTCTTGGCTACTGCAGGGATCAGGCACTATCTGAACcacaaccagcagcacca ACCTACTCCGTGTGCACTCAGGCACCCGAGGCTGGCGAGTGCGACAATCATACAACAGCTTGGTTCTACGACAACGAGAAGATGGCCTGCACGGCCTTCTCCTacagcggctgtggcggcaatggcaatcgcTTCGAAACGCGTGACCAGTGCGAGCGTCAGTGCGGCGAGTTCAAAGGAGTGG ACGTTTGCAATGAGCCAGTGACGACGGGTCCCTGCACACAGTGGCAGACCCGCTACTATTTCAATCGCGATACGCGCACCTGCGAGCCGTTCACCTACGGCGGATGTGATGGAACTGGCAACCGCTTTGACGGGCTCTACGAGTGTCAAACTGTTTGCATTGCAGCCCGCGAGCCGGAGCCGTCAGTGGGTACGGCGAAAG AAATGTGTCTGCTGCCCCTGGTTACCGGCCGATGCAATGGACCGTCGGTGCAGGAGCGTCGTTGGTATTACGATGATGAGCGCGGCACCTGCGTGTCCTTCATCTACTCGGGTTGCTCCGGCAATCAGAACAACTTCCGTTCGTTTGAAGCATGCACGAATCTCTGCGGAA AGCCCGTGGACAACGAGATTGACAATGAGATTGGACAGGGTCGCTGCGAGAGCTTCGAGAACGAGTGCCGTGAGCTGCGCTGTCCGTATGGTGTGCGCCGTGAGGCCGATCGCTCCCAGCCGGAGTGCACCAAGTGCCTGTGCGAGAACCCTTGCGAGAGCTACTCCTGCCCCGAGGGCCAGCAGTGTGCCATTGAGATTGCCAACACCGGAGATCGTCAGTTTGCGCCCGTCTGCCGCGACACGAACAAGCCTGGAGTGTGCCCCGGACTGGCGGCCAATGCCAGCAACTGCGCCCAGGAGTGCTACACCGATGCCGATTGCCGTGGCGAGAATAAGTGCTGCAGCGATGGCTGCGGTTATCTTTGTGTGCAGCCAGCACGCCCCACCCAGCGGCCCAGCACACGTGCGCCCACCGTCATTTATCCGGGCGAGAGCAGGGCCGTTCTGGAGCCCAAGCAGCCACAGGAACTGGATGTGCAGACCTCCATCGGTGGCATCGCTGTGCTGCGTTGCTTCGCCACTGGCAATCCAGCGCCCAACATCACTTGGTCTCTCAAGAATGTGGTG ATCGATACGAACCAAGGACGCTATGTCCTGACCTCGACTGGGGATCTGACAATCGTGCAAGTGCGCCAAACCGACGACGGCACCTACGTTTGCGTGGCCAGCAATGGCCTGGGCGAGCCAGTGCGCCGTGAGGTGGCCCTACAAGTGACAG TGAATGCCCAAGCGCTGGTGGCACTGGATCCCAAGAACAGCTACTCCCCCGGCTCCACTATTGCTCTCAGCTGCTCAGTGCAGGGCTATCCAGAGCCCAATGTGACATGGACCAAGGACAACACACCGCTGTACAGCAACGAGCGCATACAGATAACAT CCCAGCCACATCGACTGGTTGTCAGCGATGTGAGCACCGAGGATACTGGCATCTACGGCTGCAAGGCTAGCAACGCGTTCAGCTACAGCGTCAGCCAGGAGACGGTTACCATTCAAT CTGTCATACCGGTATCGCCCGAGTGCATTGACAATCCGTTCTTTGCCAACTGCAAGCTGATCGTGAAGGGCAGATACTGCATCAATCAGTACTACGCACAGTTCTGCTGTAGATCCTGCACGCTGGCCGGCCAAATTGCGCAGCCTCATCCCAATGCGCTGTAA